One region of Peribacillus simplex genomic DNA includes:
- the blaI gene encoding penicillinase repressor BlaI, translating to MEKNIPSISESEWEIMNVLWDKAPQTANDIIVSLQESTDWKPKTIRTLLDRLVQKDVVGVNKDQRVYTFYPLYTQEECQRAETESFIKRIYGGAMKSMLVQFIHEDALSDDDINELRFILNKKPKK from the coding sequence ATGGAGAAAAACATTCCTAGCATATCAGAATCAGAATGGGAAATCATGAACGTGCTTTGGGATAAAGCCCCTCAAACAGCAAATGACATCATAGTTTCCTTACAGGAGAGTACCGATTGGAAGCCGAAAACCATACGTACCCTTCTCGATCGATTGGTTCAAAAAGATGTAGTAGGTGTCAATAAAGATCAAAGAGTTTACACCTTTTACCCGCTCTATACACAGGAAGAGTGCCAGCGTGCCGAGACCGAATCATTTATCAAACGTATCTATGGAGGGGCCATGAAATCCATGCTGGTCCAATTCATTCACGAAGATGCCCTATCTGATGATGATATCAATGAACTGCGCTTTATTTTAAATAAGAAACCTAAAAAGTAA
- a CDS encoding MetQ/NlpA family ABC transporter substrate-binding protein, protein MKKWISTLAVSSALVLSLAACGTTNSGSDSSEKEKKILVGASNIPHAEILEEAKPLLKEKGIDLEIKTFQDYIIPNTALADKEIDANYFQHVPYLKSVLKENPDYDFVNAGAIHIEPIGIYSKKYDSLKDLPKNGTVIMRNAVAEQGRILSIFEKEGVIKLKKGLNKTEATINDIVENPKNLTFNADIEGGLLPQIYNNNEGDAVVINANYALDAGLDPLKDPIAVESGEDNPYANIITVRKGDENKETVKALVEVLRSKEIQDFITKKYKGAVIPVSK, encoded by the coding sequence ATGAAAAAGTGGATATCAACTTTAGCAGTTTCCTCAGCATTAGTATTAAGTTTAGCAGCTTGCGGTACGACTAACAGCGGATCAGATTCTTCAGAAAAAGAAAAGAAAATCCTTGTGGGTGCATCAAACATTCCACATGCTGAAATTTTAGAAGAGGCAAAGCCATTATTAAAGGAAAAGGGAATTGATTTAGAAATTAAAACATTCCAAGATTATATTATTCCGAACACAGCGTTAGCTGATAAAGAGATTGATGCAAATTATTTCCAACACGTTCCATATCTTAAATCAGTGTTAAAAGAGAATCCAGACTATGACTTTGTAAATGCGGGTGCTATTCATATTGAGCCAATCGGCATTTACTCTAAAAAGTATGATAGCTTAAAAGATCTTCCAAAAAACGGTACAGTCATTATGCGTAATGCTGTAGCTGAACAAGGACGTATCCTATCCATTTTTGAAAAAGAAGGCGTAATTAAGCTAAAAAAAGGCCTCAATAAAACAGAAGCTACGATTAATGATATTGTAGAAAATCCTAAAAACTTAACTTTTAATGCAGATATAGAAGGTGGCCTATTACCTCAAATTTATAATAACAACGAAGGTGATGCGGTTGTTATTAATGCGAACTATGCGTTAGATGCAGGGCTAGATCCGCTTAAAGACCCAATCGCTGTTGAATCGGGTGAAGATAATCCATATGCAAACATTATCACTGTACGTAAGGGCGATGAAAATAAAGAGACAGTAAAAGCGTTAGTAGAAGTACTTCGCTCTAAAGAAATACAAGACTTCATTACTAAAAAATATAAAGGTGCAGTCATACCTGTATCTAAATAA
- the map gene encoding type I methionyl aminopeptidase — protein MIAKTEEDFNGLKEIGKIIASIRDELVQRTIPGITTKELDDIAGELLEKAGAVSAPKGVYDFPGYTCISLNEEVAHGIPGHRVIHEGDLVNIDVSASKNGYFADTGISFVVGEGEEVLTKICDVAKKAFEAGLKKAKPGSKKSRIGKAVFETARQHGFTVIKNLTGHGVGRRIHEAPDHICNYYDPWDNEILKEGMVIAFEPFISTFEEEVLQKEDGWTYATEKSYVAQLEHTIILTKDGPIIVTL, from the coding sequence ATGATTGCAAAAACAGAAGAAGATTTTAATGGTTTGAAGGAAATTGGCAAAATTATTGCCTCCATTAGAGATGAATTGGTACAAAGGACAATTCCTGGCATAACGACCAAAGAACTTGATGATATAGCCGGAGAACTTTTAGAAAAAGCAGGTGCAGTATCAGCTCCAAAAGGTGTATATGATTTTCCTGGCTATACCTGCATTAGTCTTAATGAAGAAGTGGCACATGGTATTCCGGGTCATCGGGTTATTCATGAAGGGGATCTAGTAAATATAGATGTATCTGCTTCAAAGAACGGTTATTTTGCAGATACAGGAATCTCATTTGTGGTAGGAGAAGGAGAAGAAGTATTAACGAAAATATGCGATGTTGCTAAAAAGGCATTTGAAGCAGGTCTTAAGAAAGCAAAACCCGGTTCCAAAAAAAGCAGAATCGGAAAAGCAGTATTCGAAACAGCGAGACAACATGGATTCACTGTTATCAAAAACCTTACAGGACATGGTGTTGGACGTAGAATACACGAAGCACCTGACCATATTTGCAATTATTATGATCCATGGGACAATGAAATATTAAAGGAAGGGATGGTTATCGCATTCGAACCATTTATCTCAACCTTTGAAGAAGAAGTGCTCCAAAAAGAAGACGGTTGGACCTATGCTACAGAAAAAAGCTATGTAGCTCAATTGGAACATACTATTATCCTTACTAAAGATGGTCCGATTATTGTCACACTTTAA
- a CDS encoding LPXTG cell wall anchor domain-containing protein — MLGDIIYQVIVFGGIALILGALGYLFFKKPRKAD; from the coding sequence ATGTTAGGGGATATTATATATCAAGTTATTGTTTTCGGAGGTATAGCATTAATTTTAGGTGCTTTAGGTTATTTATTTTTTAAGAAACCAAGAAAAGCTGATTAA
- the ltrA gene encoding group II intron reverse transcriptase/maturase has product METKLLRIAELAKSEPEMKFTSLAHLLNEQSLTQCHHELPNKKATGVNGTTKEQYSENLEENIKDLVSRLKSKSYRPVPVRRMYIPKLNSTKKRPLGIPEHEDKIVQKGITKILNTIYENDFLDCSFGFRPNRNCHDALKILNHYIEKKSVSYVVDVDIKGFFDNVDHKWMMEFLNLRVTDPNLQRIISRFLKGGYMEEGKKYKTDNGTPQGGVISPILANVYLHYVLDLWFEKVVRKQCKGQAYIVRYADDFVCCFQHKSEAQQFFHSLKLRLKKFNLEIAEDKTKIIPFGRFAENNAKRDGSNKPDTFDFLGFTHYCGKSKQGKFRVKRKSSNKKVQGKLKESKEWLKINRNKDIHTIMDRFKRSLIGYYNYYCMTDNIQMVNNFKERLEYLLFKWLNRRSQRKSFTWDKFNLFLRKYPLPSPRIKVNIYELRKEISYLL; this is encoded by the coding sequence ATGGAAACAAAACTACTAAGGATAGCAGAATTAGCAAAATCCGAGCCTGAAATGAAATTTACATCTCTTGCGCATTTATTAAATGAGCAATCGCTAACACAGTGTCATCATGAACTACCTAATAAAAAGGCGACTGGTGTTAACGGAACGACTAAAGAACAATACAGCGAAAACTTGGAAGAAAATATAAAGGATTTAGTAAGTAGGCTTAAAAGCAAAAGTTATCGCCCTGTTCCAGTAAGAAGGATGTATATCCCAAAACTCAATTCTACCAAGAAAAGGCCTTTGGGGATACCGGAACATGAGGATAAAATTGTACAAAAAGGCATTACAAAAATACTAAATACTATCTATGAAAATGACTTCCTAGATTGTTCATTTGGGTTCCGTCCTAATAGAAATTGCCATGATGCGCTGAAAATACTGAACCATTATATTGAAAAGAAATCAGTAAGTTATGTAGTGGATGTAGATATCAAGGGTTTCTTTGACAACGTTGACCACAAGTGGATGATGGAGTTCTTGAACCTCCGAGTCACCGACCCTAACCTACAGAGAATAATCAGCAGGTTTCTTAAAGGTGGATACATGGAGGAAGGTAAGAAGTACAAAACAGATAACGGTACACCGCAAGGTGGAGTAATATCTCCGATATTAGCGAATGTATATCTCCATTACGTTCTCGACTTATGGTTTGAGAAAGTGGTTAGGAAACAATGTAAAGGGCAGGCCTACATAGTAAGATATGCAGATGACTTTGTTTGTTGTTTTCAACATAAAAGTGAAGCTCAGCAATTCTTCCATTCATTAAAGCTTAGATTGAAGAAGTTTAACTTAGAGATAGCCGAGGATAAAACGAAAATTATACCCTTTGGGAGGTTTGCAGAAAATAATGCAAAGCGAGATGGGAGTAATAAACCGGATACCTTTGATTTCCTAGGGTTTACTCACTATTGCGGGAAAAGCAAACAAGGGAAATTTCGAGTGAAACGGAAATCTAGTAATAAGAAAGTCCAAGGTAAACTAAAAGAATCTAAAGAATGGCTGAAGATTAATAGAAATAAAGATATTCATACGATCATGGATAGATTTAAACGCTCACTCATAGGTTATTACAACTATTATTGTATGACCGATAACATACAAATGGTTAACAACTTCAAAGAGAGACTCGAATACTTACTATTTAAATGGCTAAACAGAAGAAGCCAAAGAAAGTCCTTTACATGGGATAAATTTAATCTCTTTCTCCGTAAATATCCACTGCCTTCACCAAGAATCAAAGTGAATATCTATGAACTAAGAAAAGAGATTAGCTACCTTCTGTAA
- a CDS encoding BlaR1 family beta-lactam sensor/signal transducer yields MFLTHFILGLLVSSFSVTVILLIRKWFGRQLTAKWHYHLWMFLFMALALPFIPTDLYNFNSVFSSADINQIHAPSSNMKKNGTDMMQGLHLIQDFSVSVNRPNLSLLNMGVMGLWISGMLLFTFTMVRGWLTIRRIKNYSSPFSNQEVLVLFEECKKRLRIKKSMEIVISKRVQSPMIFGLFQTYIVIPAQHENWLSLKNYEYIFLHELNHYKNKDLLTNYLILFYQIIYWFNPLVWFAFREMRLDREIACDTSVLQLLDDNSFSEYGNTIINFLDLSKRSSNLQLVTQLNGSKLQIKKRIEQISAYKHSAKKSIRKSVFIYVLATIILTIQLPIVFAFATENDRYYFKNDGAVYEDLHQFFKGYEGSFVLYDQNAQQYRIYNEEKSTLRISPDSTYKIYSALFALESNVISPEESKLSWDGTEQPYEAWNMDQDVSSALQKSVNWYFQELDRRTGFETIQSNLQAINYGNSDVSGELGEFWNESSLKISPVEQVQLLQAFYNNQFGYKERHIQAVKEALLIEKNEEARLSGKTGTGTVNGKNINGWFIGYVETKNNTYFFATNIQNEDDSSGSKAGEITLSILKDLGIYKENGGEKNGEKHS; encoded by the coding sequence ATGTTTTTAACTCATTTTATATTAGGTTTATTGGTGTCTTCATTTTCCGTTACTGTTATCCTACTTATACGAAAATGGTTTGGAAGACAATTAACTGCAAAATGGCACTATCATTTGTGGATGTTTCTTTTTATGGCTTTAGCACTCCCATTCATACCTACTGATTTATATAATTTTAATTCTGTCTTTAGCAGTGCGGATATAAATCAGATTCATGCACCCAGCTCTAATATGAAAAAAAATGGAACTGATATGATGCAGGGCCTACACCTCATACAAGACTTTTCTGTATCGGTCAATCGGCCGAATCTGTCCTTACTTAATATGGGAGTGATGGGTTTATGGATATCAGGGATGCTTTTATTTACCTTTACTATGGTTCGTGGATGGCTCACAATTAGAAGGATAAAGAATTATTCTTCTCCGTTTTCCAATCAAGAAGTTCTCGTGCTTTTCGAAGAATGCAAGAAAAGACTACGGATAAAAAAATCAATGGAGATCGTTATTTCGAAAAGAGTCCAATCTCCAATGATATTCGGACTTTTTCAAACATATATCGTCATACCTGCTCAGCATGAAAACTGGCTTAGCTTGAAAAATTACGAGTATATCTTTCTTCATGAACTGAATCACTATAAAAACAAGGATTTGCTGACAAATTACTTGATATTGTTCTATCAAATCATTTATTGGTTTAATCCCCTTGTTTGGTTTGCTTTTAGAGAAATGAGATTGGATCGGGAAATCGCATGTGATACATCTGTTTTACAGTTACTGGATGATAACTCTTTTAGTGAATATGGAAATACTATCATTAATTTTTTGGATCTTTCAAAACGGTCAAGTAATCTACAGTTAGTGACACAACTAAACGGTTCGAAGCTTCAAATCAAAAAACGAATTGAACAAATTTCTGCCTATAAGCATTCCGCAAAAAAATCAATAAGGAAAAGCGTCTTTATTTATGTGTTGGCCACTATCATTTTGACAATCCAATTACCTATCGTTTTCGCATTTGCGACGGAAAACGACCGATACTATTTTAAAAATGACGGAGCAGTTTATGAGGATTTACATCAATTCTTTAAAGGGTATGAAGGAAGCTTTGTTTTATATGATCAAAACGCACAGCAATATCGCATTTATAATGAAGAAAAAAGCACTTTGCGGATATCACCTGATTCCACATACAAAATCTATAGTGCCTTATTTGCTCTAGAATCAAATGTGATATCACCCGAAGAATCCAAACTTTCATGGGATGGGACTGAGCAGCCCTATGAAGCTTGGAATATGGATCAGGATGTCTCATCTGCTTTACAAAAATCTGTAAACTGGTATTTCCAGGAATTAGATCGCAGGACAGGATTTGAAACAATTCAATCCAATCTGCAAGCGATAAACTATGGGAATTCCGATGTATCTGGGGAATTGGGTGAATTCTGGAACGAATCCTCATTAAAAATTTCTCCAGTCGAGCAAGTCCAGCTGCTGCAAGCCTTTTATAACAATCAATTTGGATATAAGGAAAGGCATATCCAAGCCGTTAAGGAAGCACTGCTCATAGAAAAGAATGAGGAAGCTCGCCTATCAGGAAAAACAGGTACAGGAACAGTGAATGGAAAAAACATCAATGGTTGGTTTATCGGTTACGTAGAGACGAAGAACAATACTTATTTCTTTGCTACCAATATACAAAATGAAGATGATTCATCTGGAAGCAAGGCGGGAGAAATTACTTTATCAATTTTAAAAGATTTAGGAATCTATAAAGAAAATGGAGGGGAGAAAAATGGAGAAAAACATTCCTAG
- a CDS encoding DinB family protein: MANHVENLYNYHVWANQRIIDHLKTLSPEKYQKEMKSVFSSISKVLSHLYLVEYGWLNTLEGQSMNEAMQSSFQIQEKIEKLPIEDLETEFHTLTSRFKSFLNRQEDMEQRIMLDNPWAGLRETSISEMVLHVVNHGTYHRGNISAMLHQLGDSSVMTDYAFYWYS, translated from the coding sequence ATGGCAAATCATGTAGAAAATCTATATAACTATCATGTATGGGCAAATCAACGGATTATTGATCATCTTAAGACACTTTCTCCTGAGAAATATCAAAAGGAAATGAAAAGTGTCTTTTCTTCTATTTCAAAGGTTTTATCTCATCTCTATTTGGTGGAATATGGATGGCTTAATACCCTCGAGGGTCAGAGTATGAATGAAGCAATGCAATCTTCATTTCAAATTCAAGAAAAGATTGAGAAACTGCCAATTGAAGACTTAGAAACGGAATTTCACACTTTAACATCTCGGTTTAAATCCTTTTTGAACAGACAGGAAGATATGGAACAGAGAATAATGTTGGATAATCCATGGGCAGGATTAAGAGAAACAAGTATATCTGAAATGGTCTTACATGTTGTGAATCATGGAACCTATCATAGAGGGAATATTTCAGCTATGTTACATCAGTTGGGTGATTCTTCAGTTATGACTGATTATGCTTTTTATTGGTATTCTTGA
- a CDS encoding phosphatase PAP2 family protein — MSFMEADYEWFKFINSKVQQYPLLDNIMIFFAEYVQYAFVLLILMLWLLNKSNFRVIAFQAMFSFTLAYSINRTIELFIYRERPFISHEIIQLVEHSANSSFPSDHATSAIAIAVTLWLSSHHFKYTWFILAIVVAFSRIWVGVHYPLDVVAGILNGVIIALFTHYLLFKVKPISLLIERPIFQGQGRMKDC, encoded by the coding sequence ATGAGTTTTATGGAAGCAGATTATGAATGGTTTAAATTCATCAATAGTAAGGTCCAACAATATCCATTATTAGATAACATAATGATTTTCTTTGCGGAATATGTTCAATATGCTTTTGTTTTATTAATTTTGATGTTATGGCTACTAAATAAAAGTAATTTCCGTGTGATAGCTTTTCAGGCTATGTTTTCATTTACTTTGGCATATTCAATAAACAGAACTATTGAGTTATTCATTTATAGAGAGCGACCGTTTATATCGCATGAAATTATTCAACTCGTTGAGCATTCTGCTAATTCCTCTTTTCCAAGTGACCATGCTACTTCTGCAATAGCAATTGCTGTTACTCTTTGGCTATCATCCCATCATTTTAAATATACATGGTTTATTCTAGCGATAGTAGTAGCTTTCTCAAGAATATGGGTAGGGGTTCACTATCCTTTAGATGTAGTTGCGGGAATTTTAAATGGAGTGATAATAGCATTATTTACACATTACCTTTTGTTCAAGGTAAAACCCATATCATTACTAATAGAAAGGCCAATTTTTCAAGGACAAGGTAGGATGAAAGATTGTTAG
- a CDS encoding GNAT family N-acetyltransferase, protein MLKKRDLHESHVLYELMAHPDVFPFVRQKVRSYEEFLFMTKQTIEAEERGELISRTILDEWGIPIGMITLFDIEDNCGFLGTWIGKPYHGKGYNRPAKDAFFKELFNELGIETVFMRIREENIRSIKAAEKLPYVIKANETRKSMYAQLNENGAVYDLYEIPKDQYTLFLLQKDLSYADFLYLLEA, encoded by the coding sequence ATGCTTAAGAAACGAGATCTTCATGAAAGCCACGTATTGTACGAACTAATGGCACACCCAGATGTCTTCCCATTTGTACGCCAAAAAGTTCGTTCATATGAGGAATTCTTATTTATGACAAAACAAACGATTGAGGCCGAAGAGCGTGGCGAATTAATTTCTCGAACTATTCTTGATGAGTGGGGAATTCCAATCGGTATGATTACTTTATTCGATATAGAAGATAATTGCGGATTCTTAGGTACTTGGATTGGAAAACCGTATCACGGAAAAGGATATAATAGACCTGCTAAAGATGCTTTTTTTAAAGAACTCTTTAATGAGCTAGGTATTGAGACGGTTTTTATGCGGATTCGAGAAGAAAATATCCGTTCCATAAAAGCTGCCGAAAAACTTCCTTATGTTATAAAAGCAAATGAAACAAGAAAATCGATGTATGCGCAATTAAACGAAAATGGTGCTGTATATGATTTATATGAAATCCCAAAAGACCAATACACTTTATTTCTCTTACAAAAGGATCTATCATATGCAGACTTTTTATATTTACTTGAAGCGTAG
- a CDS encoding NAD(P)/FAD-dependent oxidoreductase produces the protein MNKTYDVIITGARCAGSALAIYLAKAGFHVLLVDRSTFPRDTLSTHTFFNNTVALLREIGALDKLLETKAPPVRDIKFQFEDTVIEGLIPEVSGEDSCYCIRRTYLDHILLEQAKSQMNVTVLEGFRVTDVIRDDETVIGVKGLDGNNEKQEFSARLVVGADGRSSIIRKLVNSELKISIPATVGIYFGYFSGFRHDNVPKFEVYKRKENTAILFPTNDDLYVITGIFPLENKELIERLKLNPESCLRNLLTDNFPSTTIGARLKNAELVEPVKGILGYDNYWYKGMGKGWALVGDAVCFKDPGMAQGIHDAICGARILSTILSKYKGQSDQSNQMSEEYQKAIEDEFMVRFHMGCQISKNEQISEQQDAVNKLISSHPEAIEKFLGIYNYANEPAVLEKELARIMQSIQQ, from the coding sequence ATGAATAAGACGTATGATGTCATCATTACCGGTGCTAGATGTGCCGGCTCTGCCTTGGCAATTTACCTTGCTAAGGCAGGTTTCCATGTGTTGTTGGTGGACCGATCTACTTTTCCAAGGGACACATTATCAACCCATACATTTTTCAATAATACTGTCGCTCTTCTTCGAGAAATAGGGGCCCTGGACAAGTTATTGGAAACAAAAGCACCACCGGTACGGGATATTAAATTTCAATTTGAGGATACCGTGATAGAGGGTCTCATCCCTGAGGTTTCTGGAGAGGACAGTTGTTATTGCATTAGAAGAACTTATCTCGATCATATCCTACTGGAACAAGCCAAATCTCAAATGAATGTAACCGTTTTAGAAGGGTTCCGTGTGACGGATGTCATCCGTGATGACGAAACAGTAATAGGCGTGAAAGGTTTAGACGGCAACAACGAGAAACAAGAATTTTCAGCTCGCCTTGTAGTCGGGGCTGACGGCCGATCCTCTATTATTCGCAAGCTGGTAAACAGTGAACTCAAAATAAGCATTCCGGCAACAGTCGGCATTTATTTCGGGTATTTCTCTGGATTTCGCCACGATAATGTCCCTAAATTTGAAGTATACAAAAGAAAAGAAAACACAGCCATTCTCTTTCCGACGAATGATGACTTATATGTTATTACCGGCATTTTCCCATTAGAAAATAAGGAATTGATAGAACGGTTGAAATTAAATCCGGAAAGCTGTCTACGGAATCTCTTAACAGATAACTTTCCGAGTACAACAATTGGGGCGCGCTTGAAAAATGCCGAACTAGTAGAACCGGTCAAAGGCATCCTCGGATATGACAATTACTGGTATAAAGGAATGGGAAAAGGATGGGCGTTGGTTGGAGATGCAGTTTGTTTTAAAGATCCTGGCATGGCGCAGGGTATCCATGATGCTATATGTGGAGCACGTATATTATCCACTATTCTATCAAAATATAAGGGACAATCCGATCAATCAAATCAAATGTCTGAAGAATATCAAAAGGCAATAGAAGATGAGTTTATGGTTCGGTTTCACATGGGATGCCAAATTTCGAAGAATGAACAAATATCTGAACAACAGGATGCTGTCAACAAACTAATCAGTTCCCATCCAGAGGCAATAGAGAAGTTTTTAGGGATTTACAATTACGCAAACGAGCCCGCTGTTTTAGAAAAAGAACTCGCACGAATTATGCAGTCGATCCAGCAATGA